The sequence below is a genomic window from Hyperolius riggenbachi isolate aHypRig1 chromosome 7, aHypRig1.pri, whole genome shotgun sequence.
gctgtgtgaggagtctgacagtgagtgaggagggggaggcaggagagcagcattggggaaaagcagcttgttgtgctgtgtgaggagtctgacagcgagtgaggagggggaggcaggagagcattattggggaaaagcagcttgttgtgctgtgtgagtagtctgacagtgagtgaggaggggggaggcaggagagcagcattggggaaaagcagcttgttgtgctgtatgaggagtcaggcagtgagtgaggaggggggaggcaggagagctgcattggggaaaagcagcttgttgtgctgtgtgaggagtctgacagtgagtgaggaaggggggaggcaggagagcataatttggggaaaagcagctttttgagctgtgtgaggagtttgacagtgagtgagaaggggggaggcaggagagcagcattggggaaaagcaacttgttgtgctgtgtgagtagtctgacagtgagtgaggaggggggaggcaggagagcatcattggggaaaagcagcttgttgtgctgtgtgaggagtcaggcagtgagtgaggaggggggaggcaggagagcatcattggggaaaagcagcttgttgtgctgtgtgaggagtcaggcagtgagtgaggaggggggaggcaggagagcagcattggggaaaagcagcttgttgtgctgtgtgaggagtctgacagtgagtgaggaaggggggaggcaggagagcatcatttggggaaaagcagcttgttgagctgtgtgaggagtttgacagtgagtgaggaggggggaggcaggagagcatcatttggggaaaagcagcttgttgtgctgtgtgaggagtctgacagtgagtgaggagggggaggcaggagagaatcattggggaaaagcagcttgttgtgctgtgtgaggagtctgacagtgagtgaggaggggagagacaggagagcagcattggggaaaagcagcttgttgtgctgtgtgaggagtcaggcagtgagtgaggaggagggaggcaggagagcagcattggggaaaagcagcttgttgtgctgtgtgaggagtctgacagtgagtgagcaaggggggaggcaggagagcatcatttggggaaaagcagcttgttgagctgtgtgaggagtgtgacagtgagtgaggaggggggaggcaggagagcatcatttggggaaaagcagcttgttgtgctgtgtgaggagtctgacagtgagtgaggagggggaggcaggagagcatcattggggaaaagcagcttgttgtgctgtgtgaggagtctgacagtgagtgaggcggggagagacaggagagcagcattggggaaaagcagcttgttgtgctgtgtgaggagtctggcagtgagtgaggaggagggaggcaggagagcagcattggggaaaagcagcatgttgtgctgtgtgaggagtctggcagtgagtgaggaggagggaggcaggagagcagcattggggaaaagcagcttgttgtgctgtgtgaggagtctgacagtgagtgaggagggggaggcaggagagcatcattggggaaaggcagcttgttgtgctgtgtgaggagtcaggcagtgagtgaggaggggggaggcaggagagcaccattggggaaaagcagcatgttgtgctgtgtgaggagtctggcagtgagtgaggaggagggaggcaggagagcagcattggggaaatgcagcttgttgtgctgtgtgaggagtctgacagtgagtgaggagggggaggcaggagagcatcattggggaaaggcagcttgttgtgctgtgtgaggagtcaggcagtgagtgaggaggggggaggcaggagagcaacattggggaaatgcagcttgttgtgctgtgtgaggagtctgacagtgagtgaggagggggaggcaggagagcatcattggggaaaagcagcttgttgtgctgtgtgaggagtctgacagtgagtgaggaggggggaggcaggagagcagcattggggaaaagcagcttgttgtgctgtgtgaggagtctgacagtgagtgaggaggggggaggcaggagagcatcattggggaaaagcagcttgttgtgctgtgtgaggagtctgacagtgagtgaggaggggggaggcaggagagcagcattggggaaaagcagcttgttgtgctgtgtgaggagtcaggcagtgagtgaggaggggggggggggggggaggcaggagagcatcattgttcatctgacttgcacagcagaagggagaaggtgacactgctgtcctgactgaggaggaatggagtggctgagggtgagcagtgtgtttgtcacagactcacagccagccagagtgctattgtgttgagctgcagcatgtcatgtgagaacattaaacgaagcagagtaaattgtcgggtgctgtgcgatcattccaaatcggggggtggggagggtgacacatCATCGcatgtttgcctcaggcagcaagaaCCGGCCATGCACATTTTTATTGACCATGTGGGTTGAAATTGCTATGCTTATTAAGGGGCTCTGAGTTCCTGCAGGAGCACAGGGGGTTAATACTTGGGGAAGAGACCCCATTCTGTCCTTTTTTTATGTGTTTGAGCGTTTAAATGTGCACTGTAAATATAACAGTTTCACTGACTGCATTTTGATCCTTCATGTTCGGAGTTCAAAAGCTCTTTTTCATGGCAGAAGGTTGAGATAAAACATTTCCACTAGTGACCACAATATACACAGTTTGAGCCATTAGCCTGTTTTGGTGCATTGCAACTATCTTGAAAAGTTGGTACCATAGATAAAGGATGCTgtacagaggatgtcagtgctatacaaatacaaatgtaaaataaggtgtggcaggattagattgtgagctcctctgaggacagtcagtgacatgactatgtactctgtaatgtgctgcagaagatgtcagtgctatataaatacataataataatatggtaggacattagactatgactatggtaggattagagtgtgagctcctctgaggacagtcagtgacatgactatgtactctgtaatgtgctgcaggagatgtcagtgctatataaatacataataataatatgggaggacattagactatgactatggtaggattagtgtgtgagctcctctgaggacagtcagtgacatggctatgtactctgtaatgtgctgcaggagatgtcagtgctgtataaatacataataataatatgataggacattagactatgactatgacaggattagagtgtgatctcctctgaggacagtcagtgacatgactatgtactctgtaatgtgctgcagaagatgtcagtgctatataattacataataatatggtcgggacattagactaggactatggtaggattagagtgtgggctcctctgaggacagtcagtgacatgactatgtactctgtaatgtgctgcagaaggtgtcagtgctatataaatacataataataatatggtaggacattagactatgactatggtaggattagagtgtaagctcctctgaggacagtcagtgacatgactatgtactctgtaatgtgctgcagaagttgtcagtgctatataaatacataataataatatgggaggacattacactatgactatggtaggattagagtgtgagctcctccgaggacattcagtgacattactatgtactctgtaatgtgctgcagaaggtgtcagtgctatataaatacataataataatatggtaggacattagactatgactatggcaggattagagtgtgagctcctctgaggacagtcagtgacatgactatgtactctgtaaagtgctgcagtagatgccagtactatataaatacataataataataataataataataatagggtaggtcattagactatgactatggtaggattagagtgtgagctcctctgaggaaagtcagtgacatgactatgtactctgtaatgtgctgcagaagatgtcagtgctatataaatacataataataattatatggtaggacattagactatgactatggtaggattagactgtgagctcctctgaggacagtcagtgacatgactatgtactctgtacagtgctgcaagagaggtcagtgctatataaatacataataataatatgggaggacattagactatgactatggtaggattagagtgtgagctcctctgaggacagtcagtgacatgactatgtactctgtaaagtgctgcagaagatgtcagtgctatataaatacataataataataatatggtaggacattagactatgactatggtaggattagagtgtgagctcctctgaggacagtcagtgacatgactatgtactctgtaatgtgctgcagaagatgtcagtgctatataaatacataataataatatggtaggacattagactatgactatggtagggattagagtgtgagctcctctgaggacagtcagtgacatgactatgtactctgtaatgtgctgcagaagatgtcagtgctatataaatacataataataatatggtagcacattagactatgactatggtaggattagagtgtgagctcctctgaggacaggcaatGCTAGAGAGGGCACATAGCTTTGACAGCCGCTCCACTGCCAGCTCTGTCAGTCTCAGATTTAACTCActtgagcctataggcacagatgtcccggcaccttagacttctcccctccatgaacctacaaacccccaccgaactgcaccgctAGTGTGCTGGTTGTCCCAGCTTTCACTTCTCCCCTACGCAttatacttaatattgaggttatgtctggctacctaatactaagtagctagaggtgcccccaattattaggtagctagaggaacctcagtattcagtagctagtgaagcccctgactgaagggaaatctcatcagttgaatgccgagagcagggtgagaaaCCTCTTTtacactcatcaggactctgcatagggaaggaaggaggcacGCGGGTaggggagccgcctttccataatcaggcgcctgtaggcacgtgcctacagtgccttatggtaaatctggccctgagctcTGTAATACTGCCCCAGCCCTCCTACCACCCAAGTCCCATGTCCTTGTGTCCTTACCACAAATCcacaccagcatgcagccagtggctggatggtgtaatggttaagggctctgcctctgacacaggagacctgggttcaaatctcggctctgcctgttcagtaagtcagcacctatttcagtaaggagtttcttgggcaagtctccttaacactgctactgcctactgagtgctctctagtggctgcctcgcaaacgctttgagtccgacaggagaaaggcgctatacaaatactgccattattattatctcCTGCAGTTGCCCTCAACCTCTAGTCATGGCAAGAATTTTCAATGAAAGAACGTAGACTCGTGCAACTCCAGGAATGGTCAGATGTTATTTGAAACAACCATCAGCTATCTGTCTTCCTTTCATAAATTGAGTAAGCAGTCTAGTTTTCCACTAGTTACAATAAAAACATGTAGATGTGTGAAAATGTAGGGGAAGTCCTTTTTCTGCAAATTAAGCATTGTAACCTGACCTGTTCTGTCCTCCAGGTGACATGTTCATCTTGGTCTTCAGTCTGGACAACCATGATTCTTTCGAGGAGGTGCAACGTCTGAAGCATCAGATCATTGTGACAAAGTCCTGCTTGAAGAACAAGTCTAAGGAGAGCTTTGAGGTACCCCTGGTGATATGTGGCAACAAAGTGGACCGGGATTTCTGCCGAACAGTCCAGTCACACGAGATTGAGCAGCTGGTCGGGGTGGGCAATAACTATTCTTACTTCGAGGTGTCAGCCAAGAACAACGTCCGGTTGCAGGAGATGTTCCAGGCTCTGTTTACCATGGCCAAACTACCCATCGAGATGAGCCCTGGACTCCACTTCAAAGTCTCCATCTACTACCGTGAAATTGAGCACAAGAAGCTTTTCATGGGCAAGAAAGCCATGATGGATGGAGATGCCTATGGCACCGTGGCTCCCTTTACCCGCAGACCCAGCGTCAACAGTGAACTTATATACATTAGAGAGAAGGCCAAGCCTCAGAAACGAATCCTTCCTCTTCGTTTCCGCTGGTGGCAGTTTTTGCTTAGACAGAGATAGAGAGTTGACTGCACCTGACCCGGGGGAGACGATATTTGCACCCAAACCAAATGATTTGAATTGCAACCTGATTTTAGGAAATCCAACAGGAAAgttaaaaagtaaaaagaaaaactaCTTGTATGCAGAAAGAAGATTTTATTACACCTTTTTTTCACCAACAAAATGAACAAAGGGCATGTAATAGTCCTCAAATTGTAATAAGACAAAACATTCCAATATGAACTCCCCATCAAGGATTACAAAAAGACACCAGAAGCCTTATCCCCACAATCGGAAAAGTGAAAAGTGGTCTTTACAATGAAAACCGAGGAGAGGACATTGAAAAATGAAAGATAAATATTTGTTACCTAATGGACAAGCTGGATATTTTTCAAGGATTGGGACACCTAAAAGGCCTTATTATACAGTATTAAACCCCCACTCGATTCAGAAAACCATCTTATATATCTCCAGAAGGGAAGGCAATGTACGTTTATATCTCGTAATGTCCTTTCTTATATCTATGAACACTGACTgttgaccaggggcgtaacaataggccctgcaagagatgcagctgcaggagggccCCGGGGGGAAAAGCCTGAGAGGGGGCCCTTGGCTCTGGGGCCCTCCAGGTCCATTTTtaagggcaggagggggcacagtgcaggaagaAGGAGAAGCAGGCACaaacagcagcagggaggggggctcAACTCCTCACCCCTCGCACCATCAGCACTCCCCCTTCCAGCAACGACACCTGGGGGGCCCATctaaattttcgcaggggggtccagtgatttctagttacgcccctgctgttgACCCATAAGTTGGACCCTCCCCAATTCTCTCAGACTAGCTGTAAGAGCCCGATTTTATAGATCtataccttctttcaaccaattcCCTCCTACCCCAAACTCcttccctttctcctctccttcaTGAGACCCACCATTCCCttacctcccttcctctcccctgcaCACCCTGCCTCGTCACTCATTGGGCCCTTATTCACCagtctaattttttttaatgctttagtTATCAACCCTGCTATGATGCGTCCTTGAGAGCTATAACTTGGTCAATAACTTTTTCTGATTATGTAAAGAGAACGGACCATTGATTTTGAAACTGTTTTCACATCAATGGGCTTCTCTTTTAGGAGCCCTAGGCGTTCATGCAGAACATCTAGCATTGATGTGGAGCATCAGAACCAAAGAACAACCAGAAGGCCTGTCTGCTCCAAACACGTACAAACAAGACTTGTCTACTCATAACAAGCTGGAACTCTAGTAATGATGAAAACAACTTGGATCCAAGTTGTAATTGGTTGCACTTAATGGACGATATTTAAAATTGTTTGAATGCAAGAGAATTCTGTGCTAAACCCTTTCACCACCGTTGAGGTTCCCTCCGGCCAAAAGGGTCCCTACTCCCCCCACATCAGTCAGAAAGCAAGCAAATATTTCACGCTCTTgaacctaatggcccatactcacgggcaacttttttggcctgtcgccagcacacgtgagcgtgtgcgcgacaggccggcgacagctcgtcgccaggtccctccgcatacacacggtggAGGGACCTGACAACTGAtgctgtcgctgttgctcctccccccgccggaagcccaatgtgttcctatcttgttgctgtcgctagtccgcgtactcacgcggactagcgacagttgcggcggagttgcagcggcaactgtcaccaggcgattgagtggttcaatcgcctggcgacatcagcgacgagcgacagttcagggtgcgcgcccgtgcaacggcgcatactcaAGGGCGACCTGTCACGGCAACACGCGCGCGtctcgtgttgcggcgacaattgtagcccgtgagtatgggccattagattcACTCTGAAGTCTGTCAGGTTCTGCCTATGAAGGGACCACATGCTGCACATAAATTAGTCTAAGATCTTCAGGAGCAACAAAACGGCACTACTCACACCATTCATCAATGTGCTGCACTGGCATAGGGGACAGGAAGTGAGCTACAGACTGCAGCCAGCCAGACCATGATGGCTGCTGAAATATACACACAAGCCAGGGAAGCTATGCTCACCCTGTTGAGGGCCCAGGATTTAAAGGGGAAAGGAGGTGCTAAGGGGAGTGGTCAATTTACAAACAACCATTAACCCTCTATACTCAAACACTCACAACAAGCTGGGCCTCTAGTAGTGATAAAAACAACTTAAATGCAAGTGCCATAGTGCATGCAGTGTCCCAGCCTGCTGTTCTGTCCGTGAACCGTGGCTTCAAACTCCCCGTCTGCTGTATCTCCTCTGTCTGCAGTGTTCTGCCTGCTGTTCCTTCTGTGCCTTCCGACTCCCAGCCTGCTGTTCCTTCTGTGCCTTCCGACTCCCAGCCTGCTGTTCCTCCAGTGCCTGCAGAGTCCCGCCTGCTGTTCTGCCCATGAACCATGGCTTCACACTCCCCGTCTGCTGTTCCTCTTGTGCCTGCAAAGTCCCCGCCTGCTGTTCCTCCTGTGCCTGCAGAGTCCCCGCCTGCTGTTTCTTCCGTGCTTGCAGAGTCTCCGCCTGCTGTTTCTTCCGTGCTTGCAGAGTCCCCGTCTGCTGTTCCTCCTGTGCCTGCAGAGTCGCTGTCTGCTGTTCCTCTTGTGCCTGCAGAGTCCCCGTCTGCTGTTCCTTCTGCGCCTTCAGACTCCCAGCCTGCTGTTCCTCTTGTGCCTGCAGAGTCCCCGTCTGCTGTTCCTCCCGTGCCTGCAGAGTCCCCGTCTGCTGTTCCTCCCGTGCCTGCAGAGTCCCCGTCTGCTGTTCCTCCTGTGCCTGCAAAGTCCCCGCCTGCTGTTCCTCTGGTGCCTGCAGAGTC
It includes:
- the LOC137525329 gene encoding dexamethasone-induced Ras-related protein 1-like; its protein translation is MAKYIFPKELDLSVSPKHRCRLLLLGSPNVGKTCIVHRFLCRGFLEDYNPTTDDIHRMYYRIRGKFHQLDILDPSGHQAFPATQRLAILNSDMFILVFSLDNHDSFEEVQRLKHQIIVTKSCLKNKSKESFEVPLVICGNKVDRDFCRTVQSHEIEQLVGVGNNYSYFEVSAKNNVRLQEMFQALFTMAKLPIEMSPGLHFKVSIYYREIEHKKLFMGKKAMMDGDAYGTVAPFTRRPSVNSELIYIREKAKPQKRILPLRFRWWQFLLRQR